ATAACGACTCCAAACACCGCTGGCCTAAAATATTATGGAAAGCTGTTTATGATTTATATATCCAGGACATATGCGGCGTTTTAAGTATAACTAAAGATCAGCTTGAAAACAGACAGCAAAATGTAATCAAGTTTGTTGATGATAAAAAGAAATTTGTCGGCTGCGGCGAATCTTTCCCAATTGATAAATCACAGAAAGATAATCATCGGTCAAAAGCTAACCGTCGAGTTGTAATCCTCTTTTTCGATAAGGATGAAGCTCCCGAAACCATCGACTGCCCAACGGATGTTAATAGCACTCACAAGGAAAAGGATTGCCCTATTTGGCATGGTCTTCATTTTTTGCCATTGTATATTAAGCCCGAGGACTTGTATTCTGTTGTCTATCATCTGGAATTTTGCTATTACAATCGCGTTAAAGAAAAGTTGATGGATGTTCCTGATGGGCTGAAGATTCAGGCTTTTGAAATAAACGATAAAAACAAAACCCAGGAATTAAATACATCTGTTGATTACAGGAACAAGAATGGTAAAGGTGTCTATTGGGTGAAAGTGCGGTTTAAATCTCCTCTTGATGATAATACTCATAAAAAATTGTATTTCGAATTTAAAACCAAAGATAAATGGATTTATACTAAGAATAAACATAGCGATCCAAAAATTGTAACGAAAACGCCTAATGAAATTAAAGTATTAAATAAGACTGATAATTTTGCGAAAAGATGGAAATATTATGATCTGCCTGAACATTGGTCATCGAGAAACTACTGGACCCGCTATGATAACGATATGAATAAAGGCGCGCGCTATGAGAAGGTTTTCAAAGATAAAGAGCTTAAGCCTATCGATAATAAAACCAACAGCACTCAAGCTGACCAGCCGTTAATGTTTTCGCTTGATGACATTGTTCTCATCAAGAGTGATGGCAGTCAGATTATTAAAGATAAAAATCATCTTGATGCTCCGTTAGATTTACATGCAGATTCGCGCATTACGATGCTCTATTTGGATAAGGCTGATAAATACAAAGTGAAAGTCTACAAACCGAAAACGAATGAAACTTATTTCAGCAATATTGAATTCAAGAAAAACCTGATTACAGATTATCACAGTGCGGCACGAGCTATAATATTTTGCAGTCAATTCTATCATATTTTTGATAAACGTACAAAAAAAGGTACAGGTTTCGTCTACGCCAAAAAACATATTATTGGCGCACGCGCCGCACTAATCTATGATAAAGATGTTAGCGGCAGGCAAGCGCTTAAATACAGCCAAACGTACTTTGACAAAGGCTATTTAGGCGATGGCTGCGGAAACATTGAACTTCACTACCTGCATGCCTGCGAAGTTAAAGATTCCAAACTGGTCGGCGCTCTAATTATCTACTGGTCGGGAAGATTTGTTGTAGATGCCACCAAAGGCGGAGTTGCGCTCGATAAGACACATTTCGTGCAAGAGGGGATGCAAAATGCGATGGACAGGATGAATGCCAAAGACTATCAATTGGAAAAACATTCAGGTCCCTATGATATTATCGTTAAAACTTTCATCTTTTATGAAGCCAAAAAAGATACTCGCGGCGGAAAACATAAATGTACGGTATCGCTTAGAGACGATGCCGGCGGGAGCAGTATTTCACCTGAATCCGCAACATACCGTTCCAGCGCTTATCAGGATGAAGCGAAACCTTTCAAACAGCCTTATGGAACCGGGCCGGATGACCCGCTTAATACTTACGCTGATTATGACGGCAGTACAACGCAGCGTTTAGTAGTTGCTCATGAGCAGGGACACGCTTCCGGCTGGGATGATGAATATGTTTATTATCTTGACGGATACGACCCTGCGACAAGATATAGACAGTATTATGAGGGTATGCCTTATGTAATTGATAAAATTAATTTAATGAGTAATAATCATGCTACCAGAATGCGGAACTTTTGGGGTTATGTGAATTGGCTTACAGATTATGGTAAAAACGGCAAGCCATTAGAGAAGATGCTGAAAGGAACCCAGTTTAAAATTACATTTAAAGATTTGAATTTTCAGCTTAATAAAACGAAATATAAAAATATTTACAAATCTGCATACAACAAGAAAAATTATGCTATTACCGCAAATGCTAAATGCAATTTGCGGCTGTATAAGCTTGGCGATGATGAATTTGCACATGATATAACTAATAATCAGGTTTATAATGGAATATTGGTTGTTATTACATATATTAATGCCAAATTTAAGCGAGACCCGGCTCATGTTATACCGCAACTAACTCCTATACAAAAGCGGCAATGGTTAGTTGAACTTGAAAAAAGAGTAATACTTATGTTGGGCAATAAATTCCGTCTAAACTGTACCTCAGATGCCAATCATGATTTCTCTAATGTGTTTTTACGCTTTATGCCTCATTATATTTACAATACAGCGCATGCGGATACCCATTTCACGCTTGAGGTTACCAAAGACAATACTAATACATTTAATCCGACAGGTTCAACCATTAAGGTAGGCAGCAGCTGCCCTGCCAGCAAAATAATCAGATATATATACGGCAAGACCACCGGGACAGCAAACTTAGCCGCCGGAGATTTATCTAAAATTAAAGACTGGATCGAGCACGAAGACCAAACCGGTGAAAGTTATTCAATTGTGGCTTTGTAATGAGTAAACGCAAGCAATTATCTTATGTATTGATATGGTATCTGTTTTTAATACTAATCTCATTAAGCTGCTTAAATGCGAGCGAAAAAACGCCGCAAGCAGGAGGTGATATAAATATGAACGACAATATAACCGACAAATCAACCTACCCTACCTACTTGGCGAACTACGGACGCAATTCTTATATCCCCGTAGAGTCAAACAGCAAAGGTAAACTTGGCTGGTCTGCGGAAATACCGCTTAAATCAAACCAGCATCCGAGAAACGTGATGGTCTGGGAAGGAAATTTGGTAGTCGAGACCGAATCAAATATTATTGTATATGACAATAAAGGGGATTTCCTGTGGGAGCGTTCAAAGGTTTTCAAGTCGCCTATAGCTATTGGCAATAAATTTCTGTATTATGAAAACGAAAATTTCTTTCTTGATGTAGTGGACACGGCAAATAAATCAGTCTACGAAAATATTTCAATCCCTGAAGCCGCCAATGAGAATTACCCGATTTATTTATTCGCGCCCGAAAAAGAGACATTTATTGCCGCTATTCAGTTTGTCGGCGGTGAGGATGGTACACCCGCCGAAGCCCGTTTTCATATGACTAAATTCGGCGACCGCATTTCGACATGGGAGCATGGGATTAAAGGAGCGCTGAGTTTACCGCCGCTATATATTGCTGAAGCAAACAAGCTAGTGATATTTATGAAAGATATTTCATATTTCGATACCGATACCGGCAAAAAAATCAGCCAAATTAATTTTCCCTTAGAGTCTCCCGTAAATTGCTGTGCCGGTAATGATGAGATGCTGTATATGCTCGGCTATGAAAACAACCAGATTGTTCTTGCCGCATTCACGGATGATGGAATAATAAAATGGCGCTGGATTGATACATCCGCAGGCAAAGCCTTATTAAAAAAACAACCGCCTATTAATGGTGCTGATAATATCATATATGTATTAGCCTCCGATGAAGTTTTTGCTGTCAATCGACACAAACTATTATGGTCATTTGCGCCAGAAAATAAAACTATCGGTTATGGAACCGCTCTGGCGGATGGCTCTTTACTATTGACTGCAGATAACTCACTTTATCGCTTGGATAGCAAAGGCGAAACGATGTTTTCTGTCGATTTTGAAAAGATGATTACGGCTCCACCGGTGGTGGACATTAACGGCAAGATTTATATTGCAATGCCAGATGAATTGGTGTTAGTTAAATAATTAATGAAACTTAAAACTAATGAATTTTCAGGATTAAATAAATTAACTTAATAGGGGGTCTTACGAAAGGCAGCGTTTATGACTAAAGTAAAAAATCGATTCCAATTCGAGCTTCCCGACGGTTGGGAAGACCAGACTGTATATATATTCGAAGGGCCTGAAAGCAGCGGCATTGAACACAGGCTGATGCTGAATATTGACCGTCACCTTCAACATGATGATATAAACGATTTCGCGCATGAGAAAACTGATGCGTTAAAAGAGTCAGTTCAGGGTATTAGTATCCTGAAGGATGAAGAAACAACTATCAGAGATGGTAATCCGGCTTATGAGTTCGTTTACAAATGGATTCCAAGCGATGAGAAAGTAATCTTCTATAAATTTGTTTTTATTATAAAAGATGATATTGGATTCAGCTTTTCTGCGATGTTCTCCAAGAAAACTCTTAAGACTGTTGGTTTACAGATGGGTGAAATTATTGAATCGCTTATACCGGGGACATATTATCCTTCAAGTGAGTAATTCCAGATATAGCAATTGATTTGTTAGCGGTAAACATAACCCGCATTACTCACAAATCTTAATCCTCCCATAGGCAGACTCTTCTGCCAGCCTGCCTGAGGCGCATTATTTATAAAAAATATTGAAAGTCATTGCTCCGCCTCGGGCAGACGCTGCAACAATCTCATTGTTGCTGTGCTGATTATAAGCATTGAGATTGCCGCGCTCTCTTTGGTCTCCGCCTAAGGCGGAACAATGACTGATTGGCATACCGCTGCATTACTTTATAGAGTTTATGAATAATGCGGGCTGTAATAAATAATCCGGGCAAATAAAAAAGGCGGCCTTACGGCCGCCTTTGAGTTCGAATATCAGAAACTACTTGGTGGAACCAGTCGGTAAAACTCTACCTTGAACAGGCGGAATTTCACAGTTTGGCCAGCCAGCAGGTGCAGTTGCTGGTGGAGGATCAAAAGACGGATCAACAGGATGCCAGCAAGGCAAGTAATCAGTACACCACATGATCGATTGCGCGCCTCTGAAGTAGCCTACAAGCTTGATAACGTCGCTGCCCATTACGATACAGTCGCCGTTAGCATCTGCGCTTGCCCAGAAATATGGATTGGCAGCTTCCGAATTATGCATCATGCATGGAACCGAAGAAGGCGAACCCTTGAAGTAGTTAACCAGATAAGTAACATCGCCGCCGATTACTCTCGGTATCCAAAGACCTAAATGCTGGTTAACATCGCCAGCCATGTATTCGTAGCAATCCGGACCGCCGCTGCCAACCTGGAAGGTTACCGGCACTCTCTGTGTCAGAGCTAACGGGTCGTTGGATGTGAAGTTGATAGCGCCAGTATAGAGTCCTTCGGAAGTTAAGTTCTCGGCATCCATAGTAACGTTAATATCAACATCAGCGCCACCCGGAGCGATATCGAATGCAACAGAATTATCTCTAGCTGCGAGGGCGATATCAAGCCATACATCTTCTTCAGGTCCAACCAGACACATTGAAAGATCACGGTCGTAAGCACCCATTGAATCGCCGTCAGCATAGTAGCATAACGAAGCGTCATCAGCTGTACCAACAGGAGCGCAAGCCCACAAGAAGACGCAGTTTGCCGGGGTACCGACGCCTACGCCCTGAATTGAGAGCCAACCACTAAAGAGGGAAACTGGAGTTGTTAATGTAACATGGTATTCCTTCATAGTGTATGCGCCGCCAATAAGCCATGATGTCGCTTCAGGAGTAATTGAATATACGCCTGTATGAACCGGCATACCTGGTGTGCCGCCGGCATCAGCATAGATTTCGACGTTGAAGTCCATAGGTTCTTCATCACACTCTTGCCATCCAGCATCATACTCGAGGTCGAGACCCCAGAAGACTATTTCTTCAATGGTGCCGTAAGCAGAGGCAAAGTTCTCATAGCGTTTGTATTCAAATACATCATTTGAATCGCTGGTAGCAAAAGACCAGTCAACAAGCTCGGGAACTTGCGAATAAAACGAACCAACAGGACATTCCGGATCATCCGGAGGAGCTTCGCCGAAGTCCATAGTGAAGTGATAATCACCATAATCAGTACCATAACCGTCAACGACGATGTAGTAAGTACCTGTAGCTAAGAATAAGTCGATGAACTCGGATTGATAGTTAGTACAGGAAGGTGCATCATCACAGCAATCGATGAGTACAGTATCAGAGTCATACACATACATCTTTGTATCGTATGTAGTAAGAACCGGATCGCAGACGCTGATGTTAAAGTAATTATCAGAAGCTACCGTGTATGAGTAAACGACATCTGGTGCAGTTGAACCGGAGTACGGACAAACTTCATCATAGTCGTTCGTATAACTATCGGTAGTACCCATAACGTCATAAGGAAGCGCAGCAATAACTGTTGCGTTAGCAATGTCATCGCCACCCTGCAGAATTACGCTAGGATTAGGTTTATTCGGAGAGTTATTGCTCGGAGCCTTATCGTCAATTGCTAATGCCAACTGAGCAGACTGAGCCATATCCACAGTTCTCGGTATGGAAGCCGAAATTGGCGGAGGATCGATAGAAACCGCAGCGGTAACTCTAAGTGTGTCTGTGCCGTTATTGGAAACGGTCAGAACATCAGTGTCAACATTGCCGGGTCCATAAGTAGCGACTTCGCCATGTATGGAATCAGGTGTAACATCAAATTCTGCATACGGAATCTCGGTAATATCGAGCGTGTAAAGCCCGCAGTTAGAGCCATAACCGTCAACAACGACATAATACGTGCCAGCCGGGAAGTAGCCTTCTACTTCTGACATAAGACCGCAGAAATCATCGTTATAAAGGTAATGTTCGCTGCCGCAGCATTCACCTTCAAAGATTCCAAGTTTTGTATCCCAGCTTACAGCAGTATTACAGAGTGTGATATTCAGCATATGAGCGCTGGTAAGAGTCATCTCATAAATCACTTCCGGAGCCGATGAACCAGTCCAGCAGAAGTTAGAGAAGTCGCAAG
Above is a genomic segment from Candidatus Zixiibacteriota bacterium containing:
- a CDS encoding OmpA family protein, whose protein sequence is MEDVLFHHNSAVMMPEAPLSKKNRGGKAEKNQLKVTGVKALALIFKEFEFDPDKRILIAGHTDTSGDAKYNFGLSELRAKNVLYLLIGKRTEWADVCYEKHRIKDYQQILKHCYSHRKWKCHLYWCDDKWGKNTRERTKTFITEYNKLNIYPDEPDIPVDTTIETINNDSKHRWPKILWKAVYDLYIQDICGVLSITKDQLENRQQNVIKFVDDKKKFVGCGESFPIDKSQKDNHRSKANRRVVILFFDKDEAPETIDCPTDVNSTHKEKDCPIWHGLHFLPLYIKPEDLYSVVYHLEFCYYNRVKEKLMDVPDGLKIQAFEINDKNKTQELNTSVDYRNKNGKGVYWVKVRFKSPLDDNTHKKLYFEFKTKDKWIYTKNKHSDPKIVTKTPNEIKVLNKTDNFAKRWKYYDLPEHWSSRNYWTRYDNDMNKGARYEKVFKDKELKPIDNKTNSTQADQPLMFSLDDIVLIKSDGSQIIKDKNHLDAPLDLHADSRITMLYLDKADKYKVKVYKPKTNETYFSNIEFKKNLITDYHSAARAIIFCSQFYHIFDKRTKKGTGFVYAKKHIIGARAALIYDKDVSGRQALKYSQTYFDKGYLGDGCGNIELHYLHACEVKDSKLVGALIIYWSGRFVVDATKGGVALDKTHFVQEGMQNAMDRMNAKDYQLEKHSGPYDIIVKTFIFYEAKKDTRGGKHKCTVSLRDDAGGSSISPESATYRSSAYQDEAKPFKQPYGTGPDDPLNTYADYDGSTTQRLVVAHEQGHASGWDDEYVYYLDGYDPATRYRQYYEGMPYVIDKINLMSNNHATRMRNFWGYVNWLTDYGKNGKPLEKMLKGTQFKITFKDLNFQLNKTKYKNIYKSAYNKKNYAITANAKCNLRLYKLGDDEFAHDITNNQVYNGILVVITYINAKFKRDPAHVIPQLTPIQKRQWLVELEKRVILMLGNKFRLNCTSDANHDFSNVFLRFMPHYIYNTAHADTHFTLEVTKDNTNTFNPTGSTIKVGSSCPASKIIRYIYGKTTGTANLAAGDLSKIKDWIEHEDQTGESYSIVAL
- a CDS encoding PQQ-like beta-propeller repeat protein, yielding MNDNITDKSTYPTYLANYGRNSYIPVESNSKGKLGWSAEIPLKSNQHPRNVMVWEGNLVVETESNIIVYDNKGDFLWERSKVFKSPIAIGNKFLYYENENFFLDVVDTANKSVYENISIPEAANENYPIYLFAPEKETFIAAIQFVGGEDGTPAEARFHMTKFGDRISTWEHGIKGALSLPPLYIAEANKLVIFMKDISYFDTDTGKKISQINFPLESPVNCCAGNDEMLYMLGYENNQIVLAAFTDDGIIKWRWIDTSAGKALLKKQPPINGADNIIYVLASDEVFAVNRHKLLWSFAPENKTIGYGTALADGSLLLTADNSLYRLDSKGETMFSVDFEKMITAPPVVDINGKIYIAMPDELVLVK
- a CDS encoding DcrB-related protein, encoding MTKVKNRFQFELPDGWEDQTVYIFEGPESSGIEHRLMLNIDRHLQHDDINDFAHEKTDALKESVQGISILKDEETTIRDGNPAYEFVYKWIPSDEKVIFYKFVFIIKDDIGFSFSAMFSKKTLKTVGLQMGEIIESLIPGTYYPSSE